Proteins from one Melospiza melodia melodia isolate bMelMel2 chromosome 18, bMelMel2.pri, whole genome shotgun sequence genomic window:
- the EARS2 gene encoding nondiscriminating glutamyl-tRNA synthetase EARS2, mitochondrial: MARALRALRCAAGSGSGSAPAPGSAPGPGPGPERGPRVRFGPSPTGFLHLGGLRTALYNYIFAKKYQGTFILRVEDTDQNRVVPGAAEGIEDMLDWAGIPPDESPGRGGPAGPYVQSQRLELYGRAGAALLASGAAYRCFCSPQRLQLLRRDALRRQQTPRYDNRCRHLTASEVAQKLSQGLECVIRFRLERGVQPFQDLVYGWSKHEVAEVEGDPVILKGDGFPTYHLASVVDDHHMGITHVLRGTEWLASTSKHLLLYKALGWEPPRFGHLPLLLNKDGAKLSKRQGDIFLERFARDGFLPEALLDMVTNCGSGFAEKQMGRTLEELISQFEVSRITTHSALLDLEALPEFNRIHLSRHIENQGLRQKLVRELQGLVELVYGQQQVDPDVLEEQYVERVLLLRKGHISLLKDLVSSGYSYLWVRPSVSRQQLQTISAEVDKIGKLVSGLLTRPAAALTVEDLNRELRSVQKQTRETKYSSMMQLLRLALSGQQHGPSVAEMMVTLGAEEVCGRIHRALSS; this comes from the exons ATGGCGCGAGCTCTGCGCGCGCTGCGCTGCGcggcgggatcgggatcgggatcggcaccggcaccgggatcGGCACCGGGACCCGGACCCGGACCCGAGCGGGGGCCGCGGGTCCGCTTCGGGCCCAGCCCCACAG GTTTTCTGCATTTAGGTGGCCTTAGGACTGCTTTGTACAATTATATCTTTGCCAAAAAGTACCAAGGAACCTTTATTTTAAGAGTGGAGGATACAGATCAGAATCGGGTGgtgcctggagctgcagaaggAATAGAAGATATGTTGGACTGGGCAG GTATTCCCCCGGACGAGAGCCccgggcggggcggccccgcggggccCTACGTGCAGTCGCAGCGGCTGGAGCTGTacgggcgggcgggcgcggcgcTGCTGGCCAGCGGGGCCGCCTACCGCTGCTTCTGCAGCCCGCAGCGCCTGCAGCTGCTCCGCCGGGACGCGCTGCGCCGCCAGCAGACCCCGCG GTACGACAACCGGTGCCGGCACCTGACGGCCTCGGAGGTGGCCCAGAAGCTGTCCCAGGGCCTGGAGTGCGTCATCCGCTTCCGCCTGGAGAGGGGCGTGCAGCCCTTCCAGGACCTGGTCTACGGCTGGAGCAAGCACGAGGTGGCAGAGGTGGAGGGCGACCCCGTGATCCTCAAGGGGGACGGCTTCCCCACATACCACCTGGCCAGCGTGGTGGACGACCACCACATGGGCATCACCCACGTGCTGCGCGGCACCGAGTGGCTGGCCTCCACCTCCAAGCACCTGCTGCTCTACAAGGCCTTGGGCTGGGAGCCGCCCCGGTTCGGGCACCTGCCGCTGCTGCTGAACAAGGACGGGGCCAAGCTGTCCAAGAGGCAGGGGGACATCTTCCTGGAGCGCTTTGCTCGGGACGGCTTCCTGCCAGAGGCGCTGCTGGACATGGTCACCAACTGCGGCTCGGGGTTCGCAG AGAAACAGATGGGGAGGACTCTGGAGGAGCTGATCTCCCAGTTTGAAGTAAGCAGAATTACAACTCATTCTGCTCTCCTGGACCTCGAAGCACTCCCAGAATTCAACAG GATTCACCTCAGCCGTCACATTGAGAACCAAGGGCTGCGCCAGAAGCTCgtcagggagctgcaggggctggtggaGCTCGTCTATGGGCAGCAGCAAGTGGATCCAGATGTTCTGGAAGAGCAATATGTGGAGCGAGTCCTTCTGCTGAGAAAG GGCCACATAAGCCTCCTGAAGGATCTGGTGTCGAGTGGTTACTCCTACCTGTGGGTCAGGCCCTCGGTGTCCCGGCAGCAGCTACAAACGATTTCTGCAGAAGTAGATAAAATAGGAAAACTGGTCTCAGG GCTCCTGACAAGGCCAGcagctgccctgactgtggaggATTTGAACAGAGAGCTGAGAAGTGTGCAGAAGCAGACCAGAGAGACTAAGTACAGCAGCATGATGCAGCTGCTGCGCCTGGCGCTCAGCGGGCAGCAG CACGGCCCCAGCGTGGCAGAGATGATGGTGACCCTGGGAGCTGAGGAGGTGTGTGGCCGCATACACAGAGCCCTGTCCAGCTGA